In Papaver somniferum cultivar HN1 unplaced genomic scaffold, ASM357369v1 unplaced-scaffold_123, whole genome shotgun sequence, the genomic stretch atgttagagaagatagtactcaacacgataaaacaaagtaagatcagaacacgcaactacagagaaaatagttgggtctggcttcagaatcccaatgaagtctttaagtcgttaacctataatggtttcaggaaaaacctaggttaaaggagaatcgactctagtcgcaattagtaccacataggaggtgtggggattaggtttcccagttgctagagttctcccttatatagtcttcaaatcagggtttgcaatcaatgctaccttagtaacaaagcattcaatattcaccgttagatgaaaacctgattagagtcaagctaatatctttcaaccgttagatcgaacttagtttgttatacagaaatgaaatatgacttcatttaggtatgagtaaccgtataCAAACATGTGCACAttcttggctcaataatagttaaccgaagttagcatatgaacactttcatatcaaccttgttcatcttaatcacaactagttcagatgactcaactgaaactagttatggagttgttaaattgtttatattctcatagaagtatagaagacatgattgaagcaaaatcgattttgattcacttgagtcaattcatgaacattatagccacgttttgcaaaagattgcattcctcaatatataaatgtatttgttcatgaacaaaccggttttagaacttaacccactcaagtatgcaaacgggtacgcatacgggtatgcatactaagttcccggacttcaactatccaaccagtacgtatacgggtatgcatactatggttcccggacgttgaataacttgcaacagttagcatacaagtacgcatactgtgttatatccaatcaatggttaatcgttctaaactccatattaatcattaaaacattcttggaagacgggaatagctgtctcacacaaactattagcttcaaagcaattttcaagtgatcaatagatcaatacgaaacattccgagtctacatcaaatgaccgtctcacacaaatcatgtaagatgttaccaggcgattttcacatgatcatcttttgactttcgtcaagaataaagattaacttggttaaagcgaaagcttaccaacacatatttcgagaaatatgtaagcgggttaaactctgctcgaaatatcaaatgtgtataatataatgtctatatagctatacgaattttgtctcaataggagataaaataaaaatagacttctgagagaTAGAtgattcaagtctccacataccttttgttgatgaaattccaaaagctccccttactagttcttcgtcttcaatcgatgaacaccgtgaactctaaatctcaactacacattctatcctaatccgagacatggctataagtagactagaaatcaatacttatagttttgacaactaaacttgacaaacaagcttgagatagcaacgcttgcgagttcgaccgagcagtgctctaacagttactcCTTTGAATGTTACGGGAGATGAGGTCTCTACTGCCTCTATAACAAATAACATGGAGTGGAAGATGGTTAACggtaagaaaatgaaaataaatgctTCTCCTACTCCTCATGTGGATGAATTAGTTGTGGTAAGTGATGAAGAGCGTGCTGCTTTGGAGATAACCAAACAACTGGAAGAAGATTTAGCAAATTCTGAAGCTAAATTACATAAGGCGCGTGAATATTTGGAGAGAACTAAGCAGGCAGCTATAGAGTATGCTTCATCTAAGGTTTCCTCTTCAAATTATTTAGTTAACCTAACTAATTCTGGAGTGGTTTTATCTCCGAACAAATTTAGTGTGCTCCAAGATGAGGTGGGTTTAATTGGGTCGGTTGGTGATGATGAAATTGAGTCTAACTCAAACTCGTATTCGCCTAGGCCTATGGTAAGTGCTACTAATTCTATTCAGTTAACTAAAAAGGAGCATGAGGTTCTTTGTACaataacaaaatttgatattcaacaaAAGTTTTTGAAGGATTTATCTTTTCGAAAGGAGTATTTCAAGGAAATACAAGATCAATCTAAAAGAATGAAGACTCCAAAGAAGAAAACTAAGAATCCAATTTATGTTAGTGCTAGTGGCACTAAATTAACAAAGGAGGAGGTGGAGACACTTGACCTCATTGAGGATGAGAATTTCAGAAGAACTTTCATTGAAAATGACTCTTTCACAGAGGAGTGTATGCTGGAAATCAATGGCGATAAAGGAAGTAAAGAAATTTAGGCGTTTAGTCTTTTTTCTTTGATTATATTTTCTCAGTTATGTGTTTCTTGAGCTTTTTTTTAGCTTTTAGAGAAGTTTTGTTATTTTtgacccctttggtttatgggaatGCAAGGCCCCTGATTTTAATTcctgtaattacgtttttttacttgataaattattggacctagcaaaaaaaaaatgtagcaAAAAAACATAACTCTACCATGTGCTGATTTGTGCCTCCAATCTGGCTCTTGCCAGTCGTTGAGGGGGTTCATTAGCCTTTTCGAAGGCCGTtgattattaaataaataaataaaagaactaGAGATGACTAGTGAAATATCACTCACCCAGATGTACAGAAATGAGAAAATCCAATTCCACATTAAATTTAGAAATTCTAAAGGAGCTAAAAAGTAACATTACTGGTCAAATACACATGGACGATGAAACAATTCTTCATGTATCCTACAGACTGAAAAGACAATGCAAATGGAGTCCAGTTTCCCATCTTCTGTTCGAGTCCTGAATTCCTGGTTGCTAAGGCTGTTGGGAGTTAAATTCCACATTATGATTGTTCAAACATCGCCACAACACCATCGAAGTTCTGCCAATTAATGTACAACAAGCTCAgcgaagaaaaacaaacaaaaatcagaattccAAAATCCTGGACAAGAATTAAGACTTTAATACAAAAGATGGTAAAATTTACCAGTTAGTATGCCAAGTTTATGGGTTTTCATCAAGTCTTGGTTGTGTGAATCGCCTACGCCTCCTTGGAACAGGAGACACTTCTTCTCCcaggtcatttgaaggattccaGCCCTCTGCATCACCTTGAAGACCCAACAAGTTCTCACCCCACAGATATCGACGACCAGATGATCCAGCTGAGCGGTTCCTCCTTCTCATAGCCCTAGACAAATTCCACGGCTCACGTCGTGAAGCACTTAGCATCTGAAACAGAAAAAAAGTGTCTGCAAATCCAGACGCGTTTCCTTCTCCTAAGCCACTTTCTCTATTGTTACCCACGTTATCAATAACATAGTCTCCAAACACGATAGCACTAGGTGTTACTGAACGAATAGCACTGATAATATCATTGTACTCTCGCTGGCTCTCTAGATGCCGCCAAGCAACTTGTCTTGATGGGTTTACATCAGACGGTCGGTCCATTGGGTGACTTCTCCTAGCATGCCTCCGAAGCTCCCTATAATTACCAGTGAATGAACAAGAATCTCCTGAACAACTCCTGTGTTTCAGATCTAGGTATTCTCTAGCCTCCTTTACAATCTTCCAGCCTATAACATTTCCACGGCACAAT encodes the following:
- the LOC113331042 gene encoding uncharacterized protein LOC113331042, with the translated sequence MTDKKGSTSTKTENHALHKEWDEALCPICMDHPHNAVLLVCSSHDKGCRSYICDTSYRHSNCLDRYKRLTIDLNDPTLPNSSQPENQDGTSGENVLGNLGMRIHLEEAQEHNNGTSSDIAEVFGENNSETPYTSSEFQGEIISEMGNSPDQNLNLKCPLCRGNVIGWKIVKEAREYLDLKHRSCSGDSCSFTGNYRELRRHARRSHPMDRPSDVNPSRQVAWRHLESQREYNDIISAIRSVTPSAIVFGDYVIDNVGNNRESGLGEGNASGFADTFFLFQMLSASRREPWNLSRAMRRRNRSAGSSGRRYLWGENLLGLQGDAEGWNPSNDLGEEVSPVPRRRRRFTQPRLDENP